From a single Nicotiana tomentosiformis chromosome 2, ASM39032v3, whole genome shotgun sequence genomic region:
- the LOC104097298 gene encoding probable serine/threonine-protein kinase PBL11, which yields MSRGFFQSQQHIWGAVSAGILLVFFGCSTFFCFKRKLYACFRLPNQKGTLKAEQLMLKLFQLEQLQKATNNFSQDSLVGSGAFGNVYRGTFDREETLAIKKAHAESYISIEEFENEIRLLSKVKHRNLVSLVGFCQEAGLKGAKILVYEFVPNGSLLDYIMGRGGRSLTWRQRVTIAIGAAKGIAHLHEGIKPSIIHRDIKPSNILVGENFEAKVSDFGLVKSGPSGDQSHVSSQIKGTPGYLDPAYCSSLHLTSFTDVYSYGVILLQLVAARPVVEKSRGHPNFHIIDWARPSLERGTIDEIIDANLLMEQCNMEMMFKMGQLGLKCVAKVPKERPTMTQVWQELEAALFSAENIIFKQPSNGSLKLASLSSGSMGSRNHQRKQLDYSQSSVSIDGIRLQRFHMDIDRLSFGSANLRCLDAYSISIEDDSFDLTGTSEETTMSGNEELRLTYDIS from the exons ATGAGTCGAGGTTTCTTTCAAAGCCAGCAACACATATGGGGAGCAGTATCAGCTGGAATTTTGTTAGTATTTTTTGGTTGCTCAACTTTTTTCTGCTTCAAGAGGAAGCTTTATGCTTGCTTTAGGTTACCGAACCAAAAAG GAACTCTAAAAGCTGAACAACTGATGTTGAAGCTCTTCCAGTTGGAACAATTACAGAAGGCAACTAATAATTTCAGTCAAGATTCTCTTGTTGGTTCTGGTGCATTTGGAAATGTCTACAGAGGAACATTTGATAGGGAGGAAACACTAGCTATAAAAAAGGCACATGCTGAATCATACATCAGTattgaagagtttgaaaatg AGATCAGGTTGCTCTCAAAAGTGAAGCACCGGAACCTCGTTAGTTTGGTGGGGTTCTGCCAAGAAGCTG GGCTTAAGGGAGCAAAAATTCTGGTGTACGAGTTTGTTCCAAATGGTTCTCTGCTAGACTACATCATGG GGAGGGGAGGAAGGAGCTTAACATGGAGGCAGAGAGTGACGATAGCCATTGGAGCTGCTAAAG GAATAGCTCATCTGCATGAAGGGATCAAGCCAAGTATAATTCATCGGGACATAAAACCAAGCAACATCTTGGTAGGAGAGAACTTTGAGGCCAAGGTCTCAGATTTTGGGCTTGTGAAATCGGGTCCTAGTGGGGATCAATCACATGTTAGCAGTCAGATCAAGGGGACACCAGGGTACCTTGACCCTGCCTACTGTTCATCTCTCCATTTGACTTCATTCACTGATGTCTATAGCTATGGTGTTATACTACTGCAGCTTGTTGCTGCTAGACCTGTAGTCGAGAAAAGCAGAGGTCATCCTAATTTTCATATTATTGATTGG GCAAGACCTAGTTTGGAACGAGGAACCATCGATGAAATAATAGATGCTAATCTCTTGATGGAACAATGCAACATGGAAATGATGTTCAAAATGGGACAGCTTGGTCTGAAATGTGTGGCCAAAGTACCCAAAGAAAGGCCTACAATGACTCAAGTATGGCAAGAACTGGAGGCAGCCCTCTTTTCTGCagaaaatatcatatttaaacaACCTTCAAATGGTTCCTTAAAATTAGCAAGCTTGTCAAGCGGATCAATGGGTAGTAGAAACCATCAACGGAAGCAACTTGATTATTCTCAAAGCTCAGTTAGCATAGATGGCATTAGATTGCAGAGGTTTCACATGGACATAGATCGCCTATCCTTTGGGAGTGCGAATTTGAGGTGCTTAGATGCCTATAGTATAAGCATTGAAGACGACTCATTCGACCTGACAGGAACTTCCGAGGAAACAACCATGAGTGGAAACGAAGAGTTAAGGCTAACATACGATATCAGTTAA
- the LOC104097297 gene encoding 15-cis-phytoene desaturase, chloroplastic/chromoplastic, with translation MPPCLCLPATHSLPSSNLLISTRHRIRLPKPPNACSQISLNSSLSNQTSPPQPKTTGVIVIGGGLAGLAAATRLQADNIPFLLLEASDAVGGRVRSDVVDGYILDRGFQIFITGYPEARKILDYDALDLRKFYSGAQVYYGGRFNTVADPLRHFSDSLQSLTNPIGTVVDKLLIGFTRLKVLTQGDDEILNAEEVTTIDLLRKIGFSDAMLERFFRPFFGGIFFDRELETTSRLFNFIFKCLALGDNTLPAKGIAAIPEQLAAKLPSNSILLNLPVVSVDSESNSSSRIRVKLLNGEILASEFGVILAVEEPEAVKLLAGNMAGEKTAEVRQPVRSTVCLYFSADQDKVPVRDPVLLLNGTDKGIINNMFFATNVAPSYAPAGKALVSVSLVGRYDDVADEDLVDRVVKELSGWFGQSVVGSWSYLRMYRIGFAQPNQCPPTNLTKNPKIKPGLYICGDYVTSATFDGALVSGKKAAEALLQDRASVTV, from the coding sequence ATGCCGCCGTGTCTCTGTCTCCCCGCCACTCACTCTCTCCCCTCCTCAAACCTTCTCATCTCCACGCGCCACCGCATTCGACTCCCTAAACCGCCGAATGCCTGCTCACAGATATCCCTGAACTCGTCATTGTCCAATCAAACCTCGCCCCCTCAGCCTAAAACCACCGGAGTCATTGTCATCGGCGGAGGCTTAGCTGGCTTAGCAGCTGCCACTCGGCTTCAAGCTGATAACATCCCATTTCTTCTTCTCGAAGCTTCTGACGCCGTCGGTGGCCGTGTTCGCTCCGACGTAGTCGACGGTTATATCCTCGACCGTGGTTTCCAAATTTTCATTACTGGTTACCCTGAAGCTCGAAAAATCCTTGACTATGACGCCTTAGACCTCAGAAAATTCTACTCTGGGGCTCAGGTTTACTACGGTGGTCGCTTCAACACCGTAGCTGATCCTCTCCGCCACTTCTCAGATTCTCTGCAATCTTTAACCAATCCAATCGGTACAGTTGTGGATAAATTACTCATAGGATTTACTAGATTAAAAGTTTTGACTCAAggagatgatgaaatattgaATGCTGAAGAAGTTACTACTATTGATTTACTGAGAAAGATCGGTTTTTCTGATGCAATGTTAGAAAGGTTTTTCCGACCATTTTTTGGCGGGATTTTCTTCGATAGAGAGCTCGAAACGACGTCGCGGCTGTTCAATTTCATCTTCAAGTGCCTAGCTCTAGGTGACAACACGCTTCCGGCGAAGGGCATTGCCGCCATTCCGGAACAATTGGCGGCGAAATTGCCATCGAATTCGATACTGTTGAATTTACCAGTTGTTTCCGTTGATTCAGAATCGAATTCGAGCTCAAGAATAAGGGTGAAATTACTAAATGGAGAAATTTTGGCAAGTGAATTTGGGGTAATATTGGCAGTTGAAGAGCCTGAGGCAGTTAAGTTATTGGCGGGAAATATGGCGGGAGAAAAAACCGCTGAGGTTCGACAACCGGTTCGGAGCACTGTTTGTTTGTATTTTTCTGCTGACCAAGACAAAGTTCCGGTTCGGGATCCGGTTCTGCTTCTTAACGGTACGGATAAAGGGATAATCAATAACATGTTCTTCGCCACTAATGTCGCTCCCTCTTATGCTCCGGCAGGGAAGGCACTGGTTTCTGTGTCGCTTGTGGGGCGATATGATGACGTGGCGGATGAGGATTTGGTGGATAGGGTCGTGAAGGAGCTGTCGGGTTGGTTCGGGCAGTCGGTAGTTGGGTCATGGAGTTACTTGAGGATGTACCGTATCGGGTTTGCCCAACCGAACCAATGCCCACCCACCAACTTGACGAAGAACCCGAAAATAAAACCAGGCTTGTATATTTGTGGAGATTATGTGACTAGTGCTACTTTTGATGGAGCATTGGTTTCTGGGAAAAAAGCAGCAGAAGCTTTGTTACAAGATAGAGCCTCGGTTACAGTATAG
- the LOC104097299 gene encoding probable protein phosphatase 2C 60, which translates to MLSKLINFLRACWRPSSDRYVHTGPDSAGRQDGLLWYKDSGLHLVGEFSMAVVQANNLLEDQSQIESGSLSLLDSGPYGTFVGVYDGHGGPETSRYINDNLFQHLKRFVAEQNSMSVDVIRKAFQATEEGFLSLVVKQWPTKPQMAAVGSCCLVGVVCNGTLYVANLGDSRAVLGRLVKATGEVLALQLSAEHNASFESVRQELHSLHPDDPQIVVLKHNVWRVKGLIQITRSIGDLYLKNAEYNKEPLYAKFRLREPFKRPLLSADPSISVHELETHDQFLIFASDGLWEHLSNQEAVDIVQNSSHRGSARRLVKAALQEAAKKREMRYSDLKKIDRGVRRHFHDDISVIVVFLDSNLVSRATSLRGPSVSLRGGSRSLAPTST; encoded by the exons ATGTTATCAAAGTTGATAAATTTTTTGAGGGCATGTTGGCGGCCATCATCGGACCGTTACGTACACACTGGTCCAGATTCAGCTGGACGCCAAGATGGACTTCTTTGGTACAAAGACAGTGGACTGCACTTAGTTGGTGAATTCTCTATGGCAGTTGTTCAGGCCAACAATTTGCTGGAGGATCAAAGTCAGATTGAGTCGGGTTCTCTGAGCTTGCTCGATTCTGGCCCCTATGGAACGTTTGTCGGGGTATATGATGGTCATGGTGGGCCTGAAACATCACGTTATATCAACGATAACCTCTTTCAGCATCTCAAGA GGTTTGTAGCTGAACAAAATTCCATGTCTGTTGATGTAATACGAAAAGCATTTCAAGCAACAGAGGAGGGATTCCTTTCTCTGGTTGTTAAGCAGTGGCCAACGAAACCTCAGATGGCTGCTGTTGGATCTTGCTGTTTGGTTGGGGTGGTCTGTAATGGGACCCTTTATGTCGCCAACCTTGGTGATTCCCGGGCTGTTTTGGGGAGACTTGTTAAGGCTACAGGAGAAGTTCTAGCCCTCCAGCTTTCAGCTGAGCATAATGCAAGTTTTGAGTCCGTCAGACAGGAATTACATTCTCTGCATCCTGATGACCCGCAGATAGTGGTTTTGAAGCATAATGTATGGCGTGTAAAGGGTCTGATACAG ATTACGAGATCCATTGGCGATTTATATCTCAAAAATGCTGAGTACAATAAGGAGCCATTGTATGCAAAATTTCGCTTGCGAGAACCTTTCAAGAGGCCCTTATTGAGCGCGGATCCATCAATTTCAGTGCATGAACTTGAAACACATGATCAATTTCTCATATTTGCTTCTGATGGTCTTTGGGAACATCTTAGCAATCAAGAAGCAGTTGATATCGTCCAAAATAGCTCTCACAGA GGAAGTGCTCGGCGGCTTGTAAAAGCTGCTTTGCAAGAAGCGGCAAAGAAAAGGGAGATGAGGTATTCTGACCTGAAGAAGATTGATCGCGGTGTGAGGAGACATTTTCATGATGATATCTCGGTCATAGTCGTGTTTCTAGATTCAAACCTTGTGAGTAGAGCCACCTCACTTAGAGGGCCCTCTGTATCTCTGAGAGGAGGTTCAAGAAGTCTGGCTCCCACTTCCACATAA